GTCCTTCCGTTTGGCCATAATCCCTTCAAGACCGAGTTTTTTGGCTTCCTCCAAGAAAGCAATACCCGAAGTTTCAAAATGTTCACTTACTAATATATTATCGCTCTTAGGCAGGATTTCTTTCAATATGGCTTTACGCTCGCAAAGTGTTAATTCAGTAAGATCTTTCTCTTTGTACCATAAGATATCGAATATATAATAAACCAGATCGCCGTCCGCTTCACTCCGCCAGTTCTGTAATGAACCGAAATTCGCGGTACCATTTTTGGAGAGTACAACAACCTCACCATCAATAATGGCATCAAGATCCATATCTTTTAACGCGTCATATACCGGATAAAACTTTTCATTAAAGCTTTTATCATTGCGCGATTTAAGCTCTACCTTACTACCTTTCATAAATGCTACGGCTCTATAGCCGTCCCATTTCACTTCATAAATCCAGCCTTCGTCATCAAAAGGTTTATCGACAAGGGTAGCAAGCATAGGTTCCACAATGGTATAAAAAGCCTGTTTGGGTGCCTTTTTTAATAATTCGGCAACTTTTTTTGATGCTTTTATTCCTTGTGCAGGTACAGCCTCCAACTGATCAGTTATTATTTCCTCCGCCTCCTTTGCAGATGACTTTTTATCCTTTACTGTGGTATCTTTCTTGATGATGTTTTTCCCATACACCCTGTCCGGTGATTTTTCCATCTGGGCAATGGTCTTTTTTGAAATAACGGATTTATCTTTAAGTGTAACATCATCCGTTGTGGCATATTTGTCATCAAGCTTAAATAATAGCCACCCATTCTCGCCCCTTCCATGGGCCTTCACAAGAACAAACTCACCTTTGAGCTTACTGCCATTGAGTTTGAATTTTATTTTTCCTGAATTGAGCTGATGGAGCAGACTTTTTTCCATCTTTTTAAGATCTTCCCCTTCAAAATCAACTGCTTCATAGGTTCCCTCATCCCACACAATCACTGTTCCGCCACCGTACTGTCCTTTAGGGATGATGCCTTCAAAATTGCGGTAATCATAGGGATGATCTTCGACCATCATGGCCAGACGTTGAATTTCAGGGTCCAACGATGGCCCTTTTGGAACCGCCCAGCTTTTTAAAACGCCGTCCATTTCCAGACGAAAATCATAATGCAAATGGGAAGCATCATGTTTTTGTACTACAAAGCGCAACTCTTTCCCACTCGGCTTCCCGCCGAAAGGTTCCGGGGTTTTCTCCTCCGAACGCTTTTGGCGATATTTAGATAATCCCATAGCTTTATAATTTAAATGTTATTCGAATTAATGAAAAACAAGGTTTTACTTTCCGTGACGCTTCTTCAAATAATCTGTTAGCACTTTTCTATCGTTTGATCCGGTAGCACGTATAGCTCCTGTAACTGCCTGGGAACTCACACCCATTTTTTCCTTAAAATATTGGATTTCGTAATTCTCTGATCCGCTTACTTTATTTCTGTCGGATTTTCCTTTTTTTGATTTGTTGTCTGTCATAATAATAGTTTAAAAGATTACAATTCAGTATTTCGATTTTTAATTAAACCTTAAGCTGGCAATCAAATATTTATATAACATCAGGCGATATAAATTCGATTGATTTCTTTTCATTTAACGCACCTTTTTTATCAGGCATTAATAAAAGATCTTTCTATCCTTAACAAGTATTAGTCTTTCTTCATTCATTTTTTTAACGGTACGGATTACAGTTTCTACACGCAGTCCCGTCAAATTTGCAATTTGCTGTCTTGTCAAGGGAAAAGAGTATGAAAACTGTCCTTCCACAGACGCAGATCTTTTATAATAATCCAGAAGAGCCAGTATTTTAGGGATCGGTTCGTTTGCTGAGTTACCAAAAAGCATGGTGTATTTATAAAACAATCTATCTGATAGATACCCTAAAAGTCTGAATACAATACTTTTATTTTCATCCAGAAGCTGTAAAAATTGTGTTTTTGGTAAATACAGTATGGAACATTCATCTTTTGCTACAGCGTTCATTGGATAATGATTCCCTCCAAACAGAAGTGATTCACCGATACTTTGACCTGCTGATAGAATATTTAAGGTAAATTCCTTTCCATCTTCATGATAGTTATTGAGCTCTACAGTTCCTTTACTGATCTGCAGATATGCCGTGGGGCTAGCATCACGGCTAAAAATTGTTTCTTTTGCAGCGTAATGGTGAAAAATAGCACCGTATTTAATTAGTAAA
The DNA window shown above is from Sphingobacterium thalpophilum and carries:
- a CDS encoding DUF3606 domain-containing protein, with amino-acid sequence MTDNKSKKGKSDRNKVSGSENYEIQYFKEKMGVSSQAVTGAIRATGSNDRKVLTDYLKKRHGK
- a CDS encoding Crp/Fnr family transcriptional regulator — protein: MVIDENLLIKYGAIFHHYAAKETIFSRDASPTAYLQISKGTVELNNYHEDGKEFTLNILSAGQSIGESLLFGGNHYPMNAVAKDECSILYLPKTQFLQLLDENKSIVFRLLGYLSDRLFYKYTMLFGNSANEPIPKILALLDYYKRSASVEGQFSYSFPLTRQQIANLTGLRVETVIRTVKKMNEERLILVKDRKIFY